The following coding sequences are from one Salvia hispanica cultivar TCC Black 2014 chromosome 3, UniMelb_Shisp_WGS_1.0, whole genome shotgun sequence window:
- the LOC125208879 gene encoding dirigent protein 1-like has product MGKLNTLILVIFLSSLWLPPPQTESMHTGEKRKVTRLRFYLHDFIGGDSPTVWAVARCNLTDVLPSKFGKFLVLDNLVTSGPGLDSPEVGRLQGTVGQADLHERALVMVLNLVFTKGEYEGSTLSILGRNPLTHEVREISIVGGTAAFRMATGYILTRTYFMDPAGVCNVYEYDAVVYHTDRNVLLSH; this is encoded by the coding sequence ATGGGAAAACTTAACACTCTAATCCTAGTGATATTTTTGTCATCATTGTGGCTTCCGCCGCCGCAGACGGAATCAATGCATACCGGCGAAAAGAGGAAGGTCACGCGCCTCCGCTTCTACCTCCACGACTTCATCGGCGGGGACAGCCCCACCGTGTGGGCGGTGGCGCGTTGCAACCTAACCGACGTCCTCCCGTCCAAGTTCGGCAAGTTTCTCGTGCTCGACAACCTCGTGACCTCGGGCCCCGGCCTCGACTCCCCCGAGGTCGGGCGCCTACAGGGGACCGTGGGCCAGGCCGACCTTCACGAGAGGGCCCTCGTGATGGTCTTGAACCTCGTATTCACCAAGGGGGAGTACGAGGGGAGCACGCTCAGCATTCTGGGGCGGAACCCCCTGACCCATGAGGTCAGGGAGATCTCGATCGTGGGTGGCACTGCCGCGTTTAGGATGGCTACCGGTTATATTCTCACGAGGACTTATTTCATGGACCCCGCTGGTGTTTGTAATGTGTACGAGTACGATGCGGTTGTGTATCATACGGATCGTAATGTTTTGTTATCgcattag
- the LOC125214884 gene encoding rac-like GTP-binding protein 5 has product MSASRFIKCVTVGDGAVGKTCLLISYTSNTFPTDYVPTVFDNFSANVVVDGSTVNLGLWDTAGQEDYNRLRPLSYRGADVFILAFSLISKASYENVSKKWIPELRHYAPGVPIILVGTKLDLREDKQFFVDHPGAVPITTAQGEDLKKSIGAAAYIECSAKTQQNVKAVFDAAIKVVLQPPKQKKKKKRKGQKACSIL; this is encoded by the exons ATGAGCGCTTCTAGGTTTATTAAGTGCGTGACGGTGGGCGACGGAGCTGTGGGGAAAACTTGCTTGCTCATTTCTTACACTAGCAACACTTTTCCCACT GATTATGTCCCGACTGTTTTCGATAATTTCAGTGCCAATGTCGTTGTGGACGGAAGCACTGTTAATTTGGGATTGTGGGATACTGCTG GTCAAGAGGATTACAACAGATTGAGACCGTTGAGCTACCGTGGAGCTGATGTCTTCATACTCGCCTTCTCTCTTATTAGCAAGGCCAGCTACGAGAATGTCTCTAAGAAG TGGATTCCTGAATTAAGGCATTATGCACCTGGAGTTCCAATAATCCTTGTGGGGACAAAGCTTG ATCTTCGAGAGGATAAGCAGTTCTTTGTGGACCACCCGGGAGCAGTGCCCATTACGACAGCACAG GGAGAGGACTTGAAGAAATCGATTGGAGCTGCTGCTTACATCGAATGCAGTGCTAAGACACAACAG AATGTGAAAGCTGTCTTCGATGCAGCAATCAAGGTTGTTCTGCAGCCACCCaagcaaaagaagaaaaagaagagaaagggCCAAAAGGCTTGCAGCATATTATAA
- the LOC125214047 gene encoding myb-related protein 308 → MGRSPCCEKAHTNKGAWTKEEDDRLVAHIRAHGEGCWRSLPKAAGLLRCGKSCRLRWINYLRPDLKRGNFTQEEDDLIIKLHSLLGNKWSLIAGRLPGRTDNEIKNYWNTHIRRKLVSQGIDPTSHRPISEPSAAASSQREANPSKIEKIVKEESQCCSQVRERCPDLNLDLRISPPYQNQESFKTGTNSSTFCFGCSTGIQNSKDCRCKEGNITNSGYDFLGLKSGVLDYRRLEMK, encoded by the exons ATGGGAAGGTCTCCTTGTTGCGAGAAGGCTCACACGAACAAGGGCGCGTGGACGAAGGAGGAAGACGACCGGCTTGTGGCGCACATCCGGGCCCACGGCGAGGGGTGCTGGCGGAGCCTCCCCAAGGCGGCGGGGCTCCTCCGCTGCGGCAAGAGCTGCCGCCTCCGCTGGATCAACTACCTCCGCCCCGATCTCAAGAGGGGCAACTTCACCCAAGAAGAGGACGACCTCATCATCAAGCTCCATAGCCTCCTCGGCAACAA ATGGTCTCTTATTGCGGGGAGATTGCCCGGGAGGACGGACAACGAGATCAAGAACTACTGGAACACGCACATCAGGAGGAAACTCGTGAGCCAGGGAATCGATcccacgagccaccgccccatCAGCGAGCCTTCAGCTGCAGCATCGTCGCAACGAGAAGCAAATccatcaaaaatagaaaaaattgtcaaaGAAGAGAGTCAATGTTGTAGCCAGGTTAGAGAAAGGTGCCCAGATTTGAATCTTGATCTAAGAATCAGCCCTCCATATCAGAATCAAGAATCCTTCAAAACCGGCACGAATAGTAGTACCTTTTGCTTCGGTTGTAGTACCGGCATTCAAAATAGCAAAGATTGCAGGTGCAAAGAGGGGAATATTACTAATTCTGGATATGATTTTCTTGGCTTGAAATCTGGTGTTTTGGATTACAGAAGATTGGAGATGAAATGa
- the LOC125214048 gene encoding H/ACA ribonucleoprotein complex subunit 2-like protein, which produces MGSDSEVEKSAQKEREKKKILALAPIAKPLAGKKLSKRALKLVRRAAEHKCLKRGVKEVVKSIRRGNKGICIIAGNISPIDVITHVPILCEEANIPYVYVTSKEDLANAGATKRPTCCVLVSTKPAKGEIGQEEQEKLKGEYDQVASDISELANTMF; this is translated from the exons ATGGGAAGCGACAGCGAAGTTGAGAAATCTGCGCAGAAGGAGagggaaaagaagaagatcTTGGCTCTCGCTCCCATCGCCAAGCCACTCGCCGGAAAGAAGCTCTCCAAACGCGCTCTCAAACTTGTTCGCCGAG CTGCGGAGCACAAGTGCTTGAAGAGAGGAGTTAAGGAGGTCGTCAAAAGTATTCGCCGCGGAAACAAAGg AATTTGTATTATCGCTGGGAACATATCGCCTATCGATGTCATCACTCATGTTCCAATCTTGTGTGAAGAAGCTAATATACCATATGTCTATGTTACATCGAAAGAG GATCTCGCCAATGCAGGAGCTACCAAGAGGCCGACTTGCTGTGTCCTCGTGTCGACCAAGCCCGCCAAGGGAGAGATCGGGCAGGAGGAGCAAGAGAAGTTGAAGGGCGAGTATGATCAGGTTGCTTCTGACATATCAGAGCTTGCAAACACAATGTTTTGA
- the LOC125214751 gene encoding E3 ubiquitin-protein ligase UPL3: METRSRKRAEASTSAALSGPTTRATKRSRLSATSAANAAAATPPISTRSRTATRSTAMDPNQEPSTASASTTRSRRGKNPSTNQNWENSNTNKDNTNSDKGKEKEPEHRHREAERSLGLNIDSHDGDDDDNDSEGGVGILHQNLTTASSALQGLLRKLGAGLDDLLPSSAMGSASSSHQSGRLKKILSGLRADGEEGKQVEALTQLCDMLSIGTEESLSTFSVDSFVPVLVGLLNHESNPDIMLFAARALTHLVDVLPSSCAAVVHYGAVSCFVARLLTIEYMDLAEQSLQALKKISQEHPTACLRAGALMAVLSYLDFFSTGVQRVALATAANMCKKLPSDAADFVMEAVPLLTNLLQYHDAKVLESASICLTRIAEAFASSPEKLDELCNHGLVTQAATLISSSIAGGGQASLSTSTYTGLIRLLSTCASGSPLGSKSLLLLGISGILKDILSGSGFASSMSVSPALSRPPEQIFEIVNLANELLPPLPQGTISLPVSSSFFMKGSLPKKGHAGSSNKPEDTNGKIQEVSNREKLLNDQPELLQHFGMDLLPVLVQVYGSSVNGPVRHKCLSVIGKLMYFSSVEFIQSLNNDTNISSFLAGVLAWKDPQVLVPALQIAEILMEKLPGTFSKMFVREGVVHAVDTLILTGSSSSSQPSSNDKDNDSISGSSRSRRNRRRGGNSASDANPTDDSKNSIPNSFEIPTANSSLRAAVSACAKTFKEKYFPSDPEGSETAATEDLLRLKNLCTKLNLANDDHKTKSKGKSKASAARSSDLSASKEEHLGESITEMLRELNRDDGVSTFEFIGSGVVASLLNYFTCGYFSKERVSEANLPRLREQAIKRYISFVSVSLPPTSDGGNVVPMGILVQKLQNALSSLERFPVVLSHASRSSGGNGRLSSGLSALSQPFKLRLCRAHGEKSLRDYSSNVVLIDPLASLAGVEDFLWPRVQRSESGQMPSVSAVNSESGTTPVGTGVSSPSASTPATQRHSTRSRSSVNIGDSSKKDSSVDKSSSSSKAKGKAVLKPNPEEGKGPQTRNASRRRAALDKDNEMKPVEGDTSSEDDELDISPVEIDEGLVIEDDEISDDDDDDDDENDDVLGDDTLPLCMADEVHDVKLGESAESPVPAPSDGKNNPACSSSSRGSAEFRTGSSYASRGAMSFAAAAMAGLASGNSRGLRGGRDRRGRPLSGSKDSQRLIFTSGGRQLNRHLTIYQAIQRQLVLDEEDDDRLAGSDLLSTDGSRLWTDIYTITYQRADCQSERASVGAVGSGTPSKSAKANSSISGSDAAAHHVSLLDSILQGELPCDLERSNPTYNILALLRVLEGLNQLAPRLRVQQAMGKFSEGKIPSLDELNASGAKVPPEEFVNSKLTPKLARQIQDALALCSGSLPSWCYQLTKACPFLFPFETRRQYFYSTAFGLSRALYRLQQQQGADGHGSTGEREGRLGRLQRQKVRVSRNRILDSATKVMEMYSSQKAVLEVEYFGEVGTGLGPTLEFYTLLSHELQKSGLRMWRSGSSPGGPAMETDGDKDVINMPLGLFPRPWAPNADTSDGSQFSKAIEYYRLLGRVMAKALQDGRLLDLPLSIAFYKLVLGHELDLHDIISFDMELGNTLQELQGLVFRKQYLNSIGGYNPEELRFRGALIEDLCLDFSLPGYPDYVLKPGNDIVDASSLEEYISLVIDATIGTGIMRQMEAFRSGFNEVFDVSTLQIFSPNELDYLLCGRRELWKAESLADHIKFDHGYTSKSPAIIYLLEIMGEFTPEQQRAFCQFVTGAPRLPPGGLAVLNPKLTIVRKHSSSMNTTQNNGSGASESADEDLPSVMTCANYLKLPPYSSKDVMYKKLLYAISEGQGSFDLS; the protein is encoded by the exons ATGGAAACTCGGAGCCGGAAGCGGGCGGAGGCATCCACCTCAGCAGCGTTATCGGGCCCCACTACACGCGCCACCAAACGCTCTCGCCTCTCCGCCACCTCCGCCGCGAACGCCGCCGCTGCCACGCCTCCGATCTCGACGCGCTCTCGCACCGCCACTCGATCGACTGCCATGGACCCGAATCAGGAGCCTTCGACTGCCTCCGCGTCCACCACCCGCAGCCGCCGCGGGAAGAACCCTAGCACTAATCAGAATTGGGAAAACAGTAATACTAACAAAGACAATACTAATTCGGATAAGGGTAAAGAGAAGGAGCCAGAACACAGGCATAGGGAAGCAGAGAGGAGCTTAGGGCTGAACATTGATTCCCACGATggggatgatgatgataatgaCAGTGAGGGAGGAGTTGGAATTCTGCACCAGAATTTGACTACTGCTAGTAGTGCTCTCCAGGGTTTGTTGAGGAAATTGGGGGCTGGATTAGACGACTTGCTTCCGAGCTCTGCGATGGGTTCAGCTTCGTCTTCGCATCAGAGTGGTAGGCTGAAGAAGATTCTGTCGGGGTTGAGGGCTGATGGCGAGGAAGGTAAGCAAGTCGAGGCGTTGACACAGCTCTGCGATATGCTTTCGATAGGGACGGAGGAGTCTTTGAGCACTTTCTCGGTGGATTCATTTGTTCCGGTGCTGGTGGGATTGCTTAATCATGAAAGTAATCCTGATATCATGCTTTTTGCTGCGAGGGCGCTGACTCACTTGGTGGATGTGTTGCCCTCTTCTTGTGCTGCTGTGGTGCATTATGGCGCCGTCTCTTGCTTTGTTGCGAGGCTTCTGACTATTGAGTATATGGACTTGGCTGAACAg TCTCTGCAAgctttgaaaaaaatatctcaagaGCACCCAACTGCTTGCTTGCGGGCTGGTGCACTCATGGCTGTGCTTTCGTATCTCGACTTCTTCTCCACAGGGGTTCAG AGAGTTGCCTTGGCGACTGCTGCAAACATGTGCAAGAAGTTACCTTCTGATGCAGCTGACTTTGTAATGGAAGCTGTGCCTTTGTTGACAAATCTCCTGCAGTATCACGATGCCAAG gtTCTAGAATCTGCATCAATTTGCCTGACTCGGATTGCTGAGGCATTTGCTTCATCACCAGAAAAGCTTGATGAACTCTGCAACCATGGTCTTGTTACACAAGCTGCTACACTTATTTCATCCAGCATTGCTGGAGGCGGTCAGGCTTCACTTAGCACTTCTACATACACG GGACTAATTCGGCTTCTTTCAACATGCGCAAGCGGTTCTCCTTTAGGATCCAAGTCACTGCTCCTCCTTGGTATCAGTGGCATTCTGAAGGACATCTTATCTGGGTCTGGCTTTGCGTCAAGCATGTCTGTTTCACCTGCTTTAAGCAGGCCGCCTGAGCAG ATATTTGAAATTGTGAACCTGGCAAATGAGCTTCTCCCGCCACTTCCTCAAGGAACAATATCTCTCCCTGTCAGTAGTAGTTTCTTTATGAAAGGGTCCCTTCCTAAGAAGGGTCATGCAGGAAGCTCTAACAAGCCAGAAGATACGAATGGGAAGATACAAGAGGTGTCAAATCGTGAGAAACTGTTAAATGATCAGCCTGAACTTCTGCAGCATTTTGGAATGGATCTCCTGCCTGTTCTGGTCCAG GTCTATGGTTCCAGTGTCAATGGTCCTGTTCGCCACAAGTGCCTATCAGTTATAGGAAAACTCATGTATTTCAGCTCAGTAGAATTTATCCAGTCATTGAATAATGACACAAACATCTCAAG TTTTTTAGCTGGGGTTTTGGCTTGGAAAGATCCACAAGTTCTGGTACCCGCCCTTCAAATAGCAGAAATATTGATGGAAAAACTGCCTGGTACATTCTCTAAGATGTTTGTAAGGGAGGGTGTTGTGCATGCCGTCGACACATTGATACTAACAGGATCTAGTAGCAGTTCACAGCCATCTTCTAATGACAAAGATAATGATTCTATTTCTGGATCATCACGATCTAGACGGAATAGACGACGTGGTGGTAATTCTGCTTCTGATGCAAATCCTACTGATGATTCTAAAAATTCTATACCAAATTCGTTTGAAATTCCAACCGCTAATTCAAGCCTGCGGGCAGCAGTTAGTGCATGTGCAAAAACTTTTAAAGAGAAATATTTCCCTTCAGACCCAGAGGGTAGTGAAACTGCTGCAACAGAAGATCTACTCCGATTAAAGAATCTTTGCACGAAACTGAACTTGGCAAATGATGATCACAAAACTAAATCGAAGGGAAAATCTAAAGCATCTGCTGCCCGATCTTCTGATTTATCTGCTAGTAAAGAGGAACACCTGGGTGAGAGCATAACTGAGATGCTTCGAGAACTTAACAGAGATGACGGTGTGTCTACTTTTGAGTTTATTGGCAGTGGAGTTGTTGCCTCTTTGCTTAACTACTTCACATGTGGTTATTTCTCTAAGGAGAGGGTTTCTGAGGCAAATCTACCGAGGCTTAGAGAACAAGCAATCAAAAGGTATATATCTTTTGTTTCTGTTTCTCTTCCTCCAACTTCAGATGGAGGAAATGTAGTTCCCATGGGCATTTTAGTTCAGAAACTTCAAAATGCTCTGTCTTCGTTGGAACGTTTTCCCGTTGTACTAAGCCATGCTTCACGATCGTCTGGCGGAAATGGCCGTCTTTCTTCTGGTCTTAGTGCTTTGTCTCAACCATTCAAGCTCCGCCTTTGCCGAGCACACGGAGAAAAATCTCTTCGTGACTACTCATCAAATGTAGTCCTGATTGATCCGCTAGCGAGTTTGGCTGGTGTCGAAGATTTCTTGTGGCCCAGGGTCCAACGAAGTGAGTCTGGTCAGATGCCTTCAGTATCTGCTGTGAACTCTGAATCTGGGACCACACCTGTGGGTACCGGTGTTTCGTCACCATCTGCTTCCACTCCTGCTACTCAAAGGCATTCTACACGCTCCAGATCTTCTGTTAATATTGGCGATTCAAGCAAAAAAGATTCATCAGTTGATAAAAGCTCTAGCTCGTCAAAAGCCAAGGGAAAAGCTGTATTGAAGCCTAACCCAGAGGAGGGAAAGGGACCCCAAACCAGAAATGCTTCCCGCAGAAGGGCAGCCTTGGATAAAGATAATGAAATGAAGCCAGTTGAAGGTGACACTAGCTCTGAG GATGATGAACTGGATATTTCACCTGTAGAAATTGACGAGGGGCTGGTGATTGAAGATGATGAAATATCAGACGATGACgacgacgatgatgatgagaaTGATGAC GTACTGGGAGATGATACTCTTCCACTTTGTATGGCAGATGAAGTGCATGATGTTAAATTGGGTGAGTCTGCAGAAAGTCCTGTGCCTGCCCCAAGTGATGGGAAGAACAACCCAGCATGTAGTTCTAGCAGCAGAGGCTCTGCTGAGTTTCGAACTGGTAGTTCATATGCTTCAAGAGGTGCAATGTCGTTTGCAGCTGCTGCAATGGCTGGACTTGCATCCGGTAACAGTCGAGGCCTAAGGGGAGGCAGAGACAGGCGGGGACGTCCCTTGTCCGGCTCTAAAGATTCCCAGAGACTAATATTTACTTCTGGTGGAAGGCAGTTGAATAGACACCTGACTATTTATCAGGCAATTCAACGGCAACTTGTTCTGGATGAGGAAGATGATGACCGACTTGCTGGTAGTGATCTTCTTTCTACTGATGGAAGCAGGCTCTGGACTGATATCTACACTATAACATATCAAAGAGCAGATTGTCAATCTGAGAGGGCTTCAGTTGGGGCTGTAGGCTCAGGTACTCCGTCTAAGTCTGCGAAGGCTAATTCAAGTATTTCTGGATCTGATGCAGCAGCTCATCATGTATCCCTGCTGGATAGCATTTTGCAAGGGGAACTTCCATGTGATTTAGAACGAAGTAATCCAACCTATAACATATTGGCTCTTTTACGTGTGCTAGAGGGTTTGAATCAGCTTGCACCTCGTCTGCGAGTCCAACAAGCGATGGGTAAATTCTCTGAGGGAAAAATTCCAAGTCTAGATGAACTTAATGCTTCTGGAGCTAAAGTACCGCCTGAGGAATTTGTCAATAGCAAGCTTACTCCAAAACTGGCTCGACAAATTCAAGATGCTCTTGCACTTTGTAGTGGGTCTCTTCCATCATGGTGTTACCAGCTTACTAAAGCTTGCCCGTTCTTGTTTCCCTTTGAAACCCGGCGGCAGTATTTCTATTCAACTGCTTTTGGATTGTCGCGTGCGCTATATCGGCTCCAGCAGCAGCAAGGTGCTGACGGTCATGGATCGACAGGTGAGAGGGAGGGCAGGCTTGGGAGATTACAGCGCCAGAAAGTTCGTGTTTCTAGGAATCGGATATTAGACTCTGCTACTAAAGTAATGGAGATGTATTCCAGCCAAAAAGCAGTTCTTGaagttgaatattttggtGAAGTTGGCACAGGGCTTGGGCCAACTCTTGAATTCTATACTCTTTTAAGTCATGAGCTTCAGAAATCTGGATTACGAATGTGGAGGTCAGGTTCTTCACCTGGTGGGCCTGCTATGGAAACCGACGGAGATAAAGATGTTATCAATATGCCCCTTGGGTTGTTTCCTCGTCCATGGGCACCAAATGCTGATACTTCCGATGGTAGCCAGTTTTCTAAAGCTATTGAGTATTATCGATTACTTGGCCGAGTTATGGCTAAGGCTCTCCAAGATGGGAGGCTTCTGGATTTACCACTGTCAATTGCTTTTTATAAGCTAGTCCTTGGTCAT GAGCTGGATTTGCATGATATAATATCTTTCGATATGGAGCTTGGAAATACGTTGCAAGAGTTACAAGGGCTTGTATTCCGGAAACAATATTTGAATTCCATAGGGGGCTATAACCCAGAAGAACTGCGTTTTCGTGGAGCTTTAATTGAAGATCTTTGTTTAGATTTTTCACTACCAGGCTATCCCGATTATGTTCTGAAACCAGGCAACGATATT GTGGATGCAAGCAGTTTGGAGGAATATATTTCACTTGTGATTGATGCTACTATAGGGACTGGGATAATGCGGCAAATGGAAGCATTTAGATCAGGGTTTAATGAG GTGTTTGACGTCTCAACACTGCAAATATTCTCTCCAAATGAGTTGGACTATCTGCTCTGCGGTCGCAGAGAGCTGTGGAAG GCTGAGTCGCTGGCAGATCATATTAAATTCGATCATGGATATACCTCCAAAAGTCCTGCTATTATATAT CTTCTTGAGATTATGGGTGAATTCACCCCGGAGCAGCAACGGGCTTTTTGTCAGTTTGTCACTGGTGCTCCGCGGCTTCCACCAGGTGGTCTGGCTGTGTTGAATCCCAAATTGACAATTGTGAGAAAG CATTCTTCCAGCATGAACACCACACAAAACAATGGTTCCGGTGCATCCGAGTCAGCTGATGAAGATTTACCTAGTGTGATGACCTGCGCAAATTATTTGAAGCTTCCTCCATACTCCTCCAAG GATGTTATGTACAAGAAACTACTTTACGCCATCAGTGAAGGACAGGGATCTTTCGATTTGTCGTGA
- the LOC125215120 gene encoding proteasome subunit alpha type-7 has translation MARYDRAITVFSPDGHLFQVEYALEAVRKGNAAVGVRGSDTIVLAVEKKSTPKLQDSRSVRKIVNLDNHIALACAGLKADARVLINRARIECQSYRLTIEDPVTVEYITRYIAGLQQKYTQSGGVRPFGLSTLIIGFDPHTGTPALYQTDPSGTFSAWKANATGRNSNSIREFLEKNYTETSGQETVKLAIRALLEVVESGGKNIEVAVMTREHGLRQLEEAEIDAIVADIEAEKAAAEAAKKAPATKES, from the exons ATGGCGCGATACGACAGAGCAATTACTGTTTTCTCCCCCGACGGCCACCTATTTCAGGTGGAGTACGCTCTCGAAGCGGTGCGCAAGGGTAACGCCGCCGTCGGTGTTCGCGGCTCCGACACCATCGTACTCGCCGTCGAGAAAAAGTCTACTCCTAAGCTGCAGGATTCGAg GTCAGTGAGGAAGATTGTCAACCTAGACAATCACATCGCGCTGGCATGTGCAGGCCTGAAGGCAGATGCTCGCGTTTTGATAAATAGGGCGCGTATAGAATGCCAGAGCTATAGGCTTACGATTGAGGATCCTGTAACCGTTGAATACATAACTCGTTACATTGCTGGTCTTCAACAGAAGTACACCCAAAGTGGTGGTGTGAGACCTTTTGGCCTTTCAACCTTGATCATTGGGTTCGATCCACATACGGGTACTCCAGCACTGTATCAGACAGATCCGTCAGGCACTTTTTCTGCATGGAAGGCCAATGCTACTGGGAGAAACTCAAACTCTATCAGAGAGTTTCTTGAGAAGAACTACACCGAAACATCTGGCCAAGAAACTGTGAAGTTAGCCATCCGGGCTCTACTTGAG GTTGTTGAAAGCGGAGGAAAGAACATCGAAGTTGCTGTAATGACTAGAGAGCACGGACTGCGCCAACTCGAAGAAGCTGAAATTGACGCCATAGTTGCTGATATAGAAGCGGAGAAGGCGGCTGCAGAAGCTGCAAAGAAGGCCCCGGCAACCAAGGAATCTTAA